The following are encoded together in the bacterium genome:
- a CDS encoding phosphodiester glycosidase family protein, with translation MKARWFLPFLVALVITAPPLSHSDTTSVNLQQMRIYGACTYVITANLNDPDIQVKIGLPAKGIPTSESFLSMVKRHSPEAAVTGTYFDTRTLYPVGSIVIEGQPAHESAIGTAVCFTKINEKGYTVTFNATRKGEKFNWSGVGTGLRTGPLLLANGAYALNPAREGFRHPGLFGCRTRMAMGITGYNKLLLVSVSTPITFGRLASVMKSLGATDAVSLDGGTSSAMYYRGKMIRYPGRLLTNIIEVHNHPRVVSQWEMVENEVRTMQGRINSWEPYEQRRQGLTFDEHLPSAIKPLFALYDINEVALAPDLTLAKGRGALIPVNRTHLARL, from the coding sequence ATGAAAGCCCGCTGGTTCTTGCCTTTCCTCGTTGCTCTTGTAATTACTGCGCCGCCCCTGTCGCATTCAGACACGACAAGCGTGAACTTGCAACAGATGCGCATATACGGCGCATGTACGTATGTCATCACAGCCAACCTCAACGACCCGGATATACAGGTCAAGATAGGTCTTCCAGCCAAAGGGATTCCCACCAGTGAGTCGTTTTTAAGCATGGTGAAGCGGCATTCTCCCGAGGCAGCAGTGACCGGCACATATTTCGACACCCGCACACTCTATCCGGTCGGCTCCATCGTAATCGAGGGTCAGCCCGCGCATGAGAGCGCAATCGGGACTGCTGTATGCTTTACAAAAATCAATGAAAAGGGATATACGGTCACATTCAACGCCACTCGTAAAGGTGAAAAGTTCAACTGGTCGGGCGTCGGGACTGGCCTGCGCACAGGTCCACTGCTTCTGGCGAACGGCGCATATGCGCTCAATCCGGCTCGCGAGGGGTTCAGACATCCGGGATTGTTCGGCTGTCGCACCAGAATGGCGATGGGCATAACCGGATACAATAAGCTGCTGCTGGTATCGGTCAGCACGCCAATCACATTCGGACGCCTGGCAAGTGTGATGAAATCCCTGGGCGCAACGGATGCTGTGAGTCTGGACGGAGGAACGTCCTCGGCGATGTATTATCGTGGAAAAATGATCCGATATCCCGGCAGGCTGCTCACGAATATAATCGAGGTTCACAATCATCCGCGTGTGGTTTCCCAATGGGAGATGGTTGAAAATGAGGTTCGCACTATGCAAGGTCGTATAAATTCCTGGGAGCCATATGAGCAGCGGAGGCAGGGACTCACATTTGATGAACACCTGCCGTCCGCCATCAAACCGCTATTCGCGCTATATGACATCAACGAGGTTGCGCTGGCCCCTGACCTAACCCTTGCCAAGGGTAGAGGCGCCCTCATTCCAGTCAACCGGACACATCTCGCCCGTCTGTAG
- a CDS encoding peroxiredoxin, translating to MIQVGQQAPDFELDAVIDEKFEKVKLSTYEGKWVVLFFWPLDFTFVCPTEVTAFSKRLDEFKSLGAEILGASIDSTYTHLAWTQQIGPIHYPMLSDITKEVSREYGVLIEDQGIALRGLFIIDPEGVLRYQVVHDLNIGRNVDEVIRVIKALQTGEMCPVDWNEGASTLGKG from the coding sequence ATGATACAAGTGGGGCAGCAGGCGCCGGATTTTGAACTCGACGCAGTGATCGACGAAAAGTTCGAGAAAGTCAAACTGAGCACGTATGAAGGCAAATGGGTAGTGCTCTTCTTTTGGCCATTGGACTTTACATTTGTGTGCCCGACCGAGGTAACTGCATTCAGCAAGCGGCTGGATGAATTCAAATCACTCGGCGCAGAAATTCTCGGTGCGAGTATAGACAGCACATATACACACCTGGCATGGACTCAGCAGATTGGGCCTATCCACTACCCGATGCTCTCTGACATAACAAAAGAGGTCAGCCGAGAATATGGGGTGCTGATCGAGGACCAGGGGATCGCCCTGAGAGGGCTGTTTATAATTGATCCAGAGGGCGTTTTGCGATATCAGGTGGTTCACGATCTCAACATCGGTCGCAATGTCGATGAGGTCATCAGGGTAATCAAAGCTCTACAGACGGGCGAGATGTGTCCGGTTGACTGGAATGAGGGCGCCTCTACCCTTGGCAAGGGTTAG
- the phoU gene encoding phosphate signaling complex protein PhoU: MSTHLQREIDKLKKKILFMGAEVEDSLSKAVESLVTRNPDLADEVIKSDEEMDQLEVEIEEECLKILALHQPVAIDLRYVVAILKINNDLERIGDLGVNIAERAAYLSSHTPIDLPLDFRGMAELTQLMLKRSLDALVNLDTNLARQVRASDDEVDAMNRHMYKLLEDYIRENPDRVSEAFHLLSTSRHLERIADQATNIAEDVIYMSEGEIVRHQPEVFNDMGIR; encoded by the coding sequence ATGAGCACACATTTGCAGCGTGAGATAGATAAACTAAAGAAGAAAATACTATTTATGGGCGCGGAGGTCGAGGACTCTCTGAGCAAGGCCGTCGAATCGCTCGTCACTCGCAACCCTGATCTGGCCGATGAGGTAATAAAGAGCGATGAGGAAATGGATCAGCTCGAAGTCGAGATTGAAGAGGAGTGTCTCAAAATTCTTGCCCTGCACCAACCTGTGGCAATCGACTTGAGATATGTGGTTGCCATCCTCAAAATCAATAACGACCTTGAAAGAATCGGAGACCTCGGTGTCAATATTGCGGAACGGGCGGCATATCTGTCATCACATACTCCGATAGATCTTCCCCTGGACTTCCGCGGCATGGCCGAACTCACCCAGCTTATGCTCAAGCGCAGCCTCGACGCTCTCGTAAATCTGGACACAAACCTTGCCAGGCAGGTCCGAGCATCGGATGATGAGGTTGACGCTATGAACAGGCATATGTATAAGCTTCTGGAAGATTACATTCGCGAAAACCCGGACAGAGTTTCTGAGGCGTTCCATCTGTTATCTACATCGCGCCATCTCGAAAGAATAGCCGACCAGGCTACAAATATAGCTGAGGACGTCATATATATGAGCGAGGGTGAAATTGTGCGTCATCAGCCTGAAGTATTTAATGACATGGGGATTAGATGA
- the pstB gene encoding phosphate ABC transporter ATP-binding protein PstB: protein MNVKISVRNLNFYYGTHQALRDNNLDIAENRVTAIIGPSGCGKSTHIRCYNRIYELYKGQSATGEIILDNKNLLDADVDLIDLRMRVGMIFQRPSPFPMSIYNNVAYGLRLQGKTSKNELDGRVEQALRKAALWDEVEDKLHEPGTHLSGGQQQRLCIARAVAVEPEVLLMDEPASAIDPVGTAKIEELIAELKEQYTIVIVTHNMQQAARISDYTAFFFEGEIVEFGETKEMFTRPQKQQTEDYITGRFG, encoded by the coding sequence ATGAACGTCAAGATATCAGTGCGCAATCTCAACTTCTATTACGGCACGCATCAGGCACTCAGGGACAATAACCTGGATATAGCCGAAAACCGGGTGACGGCTATTATCGGGCCGTCCGGCTGCGGCAAATCGACCCATATCAGGTGCTATAACCGAATATATGAGCTGTATAAAGGCCAGTCGGCGACGGGCGAGATCATACTCGACAACAAGAATCTGCTCGATGCAGATGTCGACCTGATCGACCTAAGAATGCGCGTGGGAATGATATTTCAGAGACCAAGCCCATTCCCGATGTCGATATACAACAATGTCGCATATGGCCTGAGGCTGCAGGGCAAAACCAGTAAGAATGAGCTGGACGGACGTGTCGAACAGGCGCTGCGCAAAGCTGCACTGTGGGACGAAGTAGAGGACAAACTGCATGAACCCGGCACTCATCTATCGGGCGGCCAGCAGCAGAGGCTGTGTATAGCCAGGGCAGTTGCAGTCGAGCCGGAAGTGCTGTTGATGGACGAACCGGCGTCTGCAATAGACCCTGTCGGGACCGCCAAGATAGAAGAACTGATTGCTGAACTCAAGGAGCAGTATACGATAGTCATAGTGACGCATAATATGCAGCAGGCTGCAAGGATTTCGGACTACACGGCATTTTTCTTTGAGGGTGAGATTGTGGAGTTCGGGGAAACTAAAGAGATGTTCACACGGCCTCAGAAACAGCAGACTGAGGACTACATCACAGGCAGGTTCGGATAA
- the pstA gene encoding phosphate ABC transporter permease PstA, which produces MRARSVTSRKLTNLTVTIIAGSAAVLGLFMLSWILITIAARGFEAINWQFFTDLPSPPGSSGGGLSNAIVGTIMITILATAIGVPIGILAGIYLAEFGHESKFANAVRFVANILMGAPSIVIGVFVYTLVVVPMSGFSGLAGSIALAIIMLPIVTRTTEDMLKLVPNSLRESALALGAPEHKMIFQIIFRAAKSGLITGVILAVARVSGETAPLLFTTLNSPYWSLSMAKPMGNLTVTIFNYAMSPYADWQAKAWGASLLITAGVLLMTLTARFLVKDRRARR; this is translated from the coding sequence ATGAGAGCACGGTCTGTGACATCACGAAAGCTGACCAACCTGACGGTAACCATCATAGCCGGTTCAGCAGCCGTCCTCGGGCTGTTTATGCTGAGTTGGATACTCATTACAATCGCAGCGCGAGGCTTTGAAGCGATCAACTGGCAATTCTTCACTGACCTGCCTTCGCCTCCCGGATCGAGCGGAGGAGGACTATCCAATGCCATAGTCGGCACGATCATGATTACTATTTTGGCAACTGCGATAGGCGTCCCAATAGGGATTCTGGCGGGAATATATCTGGCCGAGTTCGGACACGAGAGCAAGTTCGCCAACGCTGTCCGGTTCGTGGCGAATATACTTATGGGCGCGCCGTCTATTGTGATCGGGGTGTTTGTTTACACACTCGTTGTAGTCCCGATGAGCGGGTTTTCGGGGTTGGCAGGCAGCATCGCACTGGCAATCATAATGCTGCCAATTGTCACGCGGACCACAGAAGACATGCTCAAACTGGTGCCGAACTCGCTGCGCGAATCGGCTCTGGCACTGGGCGCACCCGAGCACAAAATGATATTTCAGATAATATTTCGAGCGGCCAAAAGCGGGCTTATTACAGGCGTGATACTTGCGGTTGCAAGGGTGAGCGGTGAGACGGCTCCACTGCTGTTTACCACCCTCAACAGCCCATATTGGAGCCTATCGATGGCCAAACCGATGGGCAACCTCACGGTTACAATATTCAACTACGCGATGTCACCATACGCGGATTGGCAGGCAAAGGCATGGGGAGCGTCATTACTGATAACTGCGGGTGTGCTGTTGATGACACTGACGGCACGATTTCTGGTCAAAGACAGGAGAGCGCGCCGATGA
- the pstC gene encoding phosphate ABC transporter permease subunit PstC, with amino-acid sequence MAINTDTIKPDIEPAAPRKLEANRLFRSITAACAGTLLILAIGIIFELWRNSQMAIGKFGFGFLTSTKWNPVSGEFGALSSIYGTVISTLIALIIATPMSVVVALFLVELAPKKLSGFFGTAIELLAAIPSIIYGMWGLFVFAPFMANHIQPWLGKYLGFSSLFQGPPMGIGMLTAGMILALMILPFISSVMRDVLQMVPAVTKESAYGLGATTWEVTKDVSIPYGLRGMVGAIFLGLGRAIGETMAVTFVIGNDHKLATSLFASGNTIASTLANEFTEASEPIYLSALIELGLVLFLITALFQIVAQIWLKYAARGKAA; translated from the coding sequence ATGGCAATAAACACTGACACAATAAAACCGGACATAGAACCGGCGGCACCACGCAAGCTGGAGGCGAACCGGCTTTTTAGAAGCATCACAGCCGCCTGCGCAGGCACACTGCTCATTCTAGCAATCGGGATAATATTCGAGCTGTGGCGAAATTCACAGATGGCGATAGGCAAATTCGGCTTCGGATTCCTCACTTCCACAAAGTGGAACCCGGTTTCAGGCGAGTTCGGAGCACTCTCCAGCATATATGGAACGGTGATCTCTACTCTCATTGCCCTGATAATCGCTACGCCTATGAGCGTGGTGGTAGCGCTGTTTCTGGTGGAACTGGCACCAAAGAAGCTAAGCGGGTTCTTCGGGACGGCAATCGAACTGCTTGCCGCGATACCCAGCATCATATACGGCATGTGGGGACTTTTTGTGTTCGCGCCATTTATGGCAAACCATATTCAGCCATGGCTGGGCAAATACCTGGGCTTCAGTTCGCTGTTTCAGGGTCCTCCAATGGGGATCGGAATGCTGACGGCCGGCATGATTCTTGCATTGATGATATTGCCGTTCATATCATCCGTAATGCGCGATGTGCTGCAGATGGTCCCGGCAGTCACCAAAGAGTCTGCATATGGCCTCGGCGCTACAACATGGGAGGTCACCAAAGATGTCTCGATTCCATATGGTCTGCGAGGAATGGTAGGAGCAATATTCCTGGGGCTTGGGCGAGCAATTGGTGAGACGATGGCGGTCACGTTCGTAATCGGCAACGACCACAAACTGGCGACATCTCTATTTGCGAGCGGCAACACGATAGCCTCGACCCTTGCAAATGAGTTCACTGAGGCGTCCGAACCTATATATTTGAGCGCTTTGATCGAGTTGGGACTGGTGCTGTTTCTGATAACAGCGCTCTTTCAGATAGTGGCGCAGATTTGGCTGAAATATGCGGCCAGAGGGAAGGCGGCATGA
- the pstS gene encoding phosphate ABC transporter substrate-binding protein PstS produces MDRRVMHLILVAASAAIVICGCGKKGPVAVNGGKSVTVNGAGATFPYPVYALWADKYHQVTGVKINYQSIGSGGGVQQIVAGTVDFGASDAPLTAKELDKAGLIQFPMIMGGVVPVVNVKGVTPGKLNLSPETISGVYLGKIKKWNDPAIVEENPGLTLPNKDITVVSRADGSGTTWIFTNYLDKISKQWHAKIGFGKSVDWPVGVRGKGNEGVAAYVQRLDGSIGYVEYAYALQSKMTYTNLKNKAGKVVTPSIDSFQAAAANADWANAPGYYVVLTDQPGEGSWPITGASYIIIHKKQSDKKIADAMIGFFDWSYRHGGDMAKRLDYVPMPDSVVKMVQDKWKSCGL; encoded by the coding sequence ATGGATCGACGTGTCATGCACCTAATTCTTGTGGCAGCGTCTGCAGCCATTGTGATCTGCGGATGCGGTAAAAAGGGTCCCGTGGCAGTCAATGGCGGGAAGTCAGTCACCGTAAACGGCGCGGGAGCCACATTCCCCTACCCCGTATATGCACTTTGGGCGGACAAATATCATCAGGTCACCGGCGTCAAGATCAACTATCAGTCCATAGGCTCCGGCGGAGGCGTGCAGCAAATCGTAGCAGGCACTGTCGATTTCGGCGCATCCGATGCACCTCTGACGGCCAAAGAACTCGATAAGGCGGGTCTCATTCAGTTCCCGATGATTATGGGTGGGGTCGTGCCTGTTGTCAATGTGAAGGGGGTCACGCCCGGAAAGCTGAACCTTTCGCCCGAGACTATCTCAGGCGTCTACCTCGGCAAAATCAAGAAGTGGAACGATCCGGCCATAGTCGAAGAGAACCCCGGCCTTACGCTTCCGAATAAGGACATCACTGTGGTCAGCAGAGCCGACGGCTCCGGCACCACATGGATATTTACCAACTACCTCGACAAAATTTCCAAGCAGTGGCACGCGAAGATTGGGTTCGGAAAGTCAGTTGACTGGCCGGTTGGGGTCAGAGGCAAAGGTAATGAGGGCGTGGCCGCATATGTGCAGAGGCTCGACGGCTCCATCGGATACGTGGAATATGCCTATGCCCTGCAAAGCAAGATGACCTACACGAATCTCAAAAACAAAGCAGGAAAAGTTGTTACTCCGTCAATAGATTCTTTCCAGGCAGCCGCAGCTAATGCAGACTGGGCAAATGCTCCCGGCTATTATGTTGTCCTCACTGACCAGCCCGGCGAAGGCAGCTGGCCTATAACAGGCGCGTCATACATAATCATCCATAAAAAACAGTCAGACAAAAAGATCGCGGATGCAATGATCGGATTTTTCGACTGGAGCTATCGGCATGGCGGCGACATGGCCAAGAGACTCGATTACGTTCCAATGCCTGACAGTGTTGTGAAGATGGTCCAGGATAAATGGAAGAGCTGTGGGCTATGA
- a CDS encoding PAS domain-containing protein, with protein sequence MRRKPLVWKLFPVYFLITLASVLLVALYASNSLREFYYSQVESDLGVRTKLLENELGSVYISGSTDNLQRDVKRLSKTSLTRITVISPAGKVVADSESDPAKMENHSDRPEFQDALKGKVGTARRLSPTLHLTMVYLAVPIKDGGRTVGVIRTALAATALDAAPDTIYRHIFIGAFLITLFAAVASLLAVRWIDKPLLKMKEAAGRFANGDFSSHMPASDIEEFASLSDTLNQMAAQLDTQVRTITQKSSEQQAILSSMKEGVIAIDNEDRLLILNPMAERLLGVDLGSVKSKTIQEAIRNAELQKFFEKAHISPAPVTDEIVFRPGTFIQAMATPLLDANDKKIGVLVVLNDITQTRSLENMRKEFVANVSHELKTPITSIKGFVETLREGAIKDPDKAGDFLDIISRQSERLDAIIDDLLALSRIEQRIESKEIEMKTGSIKDLILAAMVSLQPKANEQDVTVNFECDEDISVRMNAPLLEQAVTNLIDNAIKYSPGGSVTIKTQKTDHEAAIRVIDTGVGIEPEHIPRLFERFYRVDKARSRKMGGTGLGLAIVKHIVQAHNGRTEVLSKPGSGSTFSIILPLG encoded by the coding sequence ATGCGCAGGAAACCTCTGGTTTGGAAGCTCTTCCCGGTATATTTTCTCATTACTCTCGCTTCCGTGCTGCTCGTCGCTCTATATGCATCCAATTCACTGCGCGAGTTTTACTATTCTCAGGTTGAATCCGACCTTGGAGTCAGGACCAAATTACTTGAAAATGAGTTGGGTTCCGTATATATATCCGGTTCGACCGATAATCTTCAGCGCGATGTAAAGCGTCTGTCAAAGACTTCGCTCACACGTATCACTGTGATATCGCCGGCCGGAAAAGTAGTGGCGGATTCCGAATCGGACCCGGCAAAAATGGAAAATCACTCCGACCGGCCTGAATTTCAAGATGCGCTTAAAGGCAAGGTTGGGACAGCGCGGCGTTTAAGCCCGACTTTGCACCTGACAATGGTCTATCTTGCAGTGCCGATCAAGGACGGTGGGCGCACTGTCGGAGTCATACGCACAGCGCTTGCCGCAACGGCTCTCGACGCCGCTCCAGACACGATTTACCGTCACATATTTATTGGAGCCTTTCTCATCACATTGTTCGCTGCGGTTGCCAGCCTGCTGGCGGTACGCTGGATCGATAAACCTCTGCTGAAGATGAAAGAAGCGGCAGGCCGGTTTGCCAATGGTGATTTCAGTTCGCACATGCCCGCATCCGATATAGAAGAATTTGCCAGTCTTTCTGACACTCTCAACCAAATGGCCGCTCAGCTCGATACACAAGTTCGCACTATCACGCAAAAGTCGAGCGAGCAGCAGGCAATACTATCGAGCATGAAAGAAGGAGTCATAGCGATAGACAATGAGGACAGACTGCTGATTTTGAACCCCATGGCAGAGCGGCTGCTTGGGGTCGATCTGGGTTCAGTCAAGAGCAAGACCATTCAGGAAGCAATACGAAATGCCGAGCTGCAGAAGTTCTTCGAGAAGGCTCACATCAGTCCGGCTCCTGTGACGGACGAGATAGTCTTTCGACCAGGCACATTCATTCAGGCCATGGCGACCCCTCTGCTGGATGCGAACGACAAAAAGATAGGTGTGCTGGTCGTCCTGAACGATATCACGCAGACGCGGAGTCTTGAGAATATGCGCAAGGAGTTCGTTGCCAACGTCTCCCACGAACTCAAGACCCCCATCACGTCCATCAAGGGTTTTGTGGAGACACTCCGTGAGGGAGCGATAAAAGACCCGGACAAGGCTGGTGACTTCCTCGATATTATTTCCCGGCAGTCCGAAAGGCTTGACGCAATCATTGATGATCTTCTGGCGCTTTCACGGATCGAGCAGAGGATCGAATCGAAAGAGATCGAGATGAAGACGGGGAGCATTAAGGATTTGATCCTTGCCGCCATGGTAAGTCTACAGCCCAAGGCAAATGAGCAGGATGTGACGGTCAACTTTGAATGCGACGAAGACATATCCGTGCGCATGAATGCACCTCTGCTGGAGCAGGCGGTCACAAATCTCATAGACAACGCCATAAAATACAGCCCCGGCGGAAGTGTGACGATCAAAACTCAGAAAACGGATCATGAAGCGGCGATACGGGTAATTGATACGGGTGTAGGGATCGAGCCGGAACATATACCCAGACTCTTCGAGCGGTTCTACCGTGTGGACAAGGCCAGAAGCCGCAAAATGGGCGGCACAGGGCTCGGGCTGGCCATCGTCAAGCACATAGTGCAGGCTCACAATGGCAGGACCGAAGTGCTGAGCAAGCCCGGCAGCGGCAGCACGTTCTCGATAATCCTGCCGCTCGGGTAA
- a CDS encoding response regulator yields MPNEKVLIVDDEEDILRLVEYNLAKEGYSTETVTTGELALIGARASLPDLILLDLMLPGVDGLNVCRILRSDPVTKAIPIIMLTAKGEESDIVAGLELGADDYITKPFSPKVLIARVKAVLRREKTEPATESDIITIHDIRIDPGRHVVTIGSETIELTLTEFRILHALARRPGWVFTRYQIVEWSRGEDSEVTDRSVDVHIVSLRRKLGDAGKHIETVRGVGYRLKE; encoded by the coding sequence ATGCCAAATGAAAAAGTGTTGATAGTCGACGATGAGGAAGACATTCTGAGGCTGGTCGAGTATAACCTCGCAAAGGAAGGATATTCGACCGAAACCGTCACCACCGGTGAACTGGCTCTAATTGGAGCACGGGCGAGCCTGCCTGACCTGATTCTCCTCGACCTGATGCTGCCGGGTGTGGACGGCTTGAACGTGTGCCGGATTTTGCGCTCCGACCCTGTCACAAAGGCAATCCCGATAATCATGCTCACTGCCAAGGGTGAAGAGTCGGACATAGTGGCAGGCCTCGAACTCGGCGCGGACGACTATATAACCAAACCTTTCAGCCCCAAAGTGCTCATAGCGCGCGTGAAGGCAGTGCTTCGCAGAGAAAAAACCGAACCAGCAACAGAGTCGGACATAATCACGATCCATGATATTCGCATCGATCCAGGCAGGCATGTCGTCACTATTGGCTCCGAGACAATCGAACTCACTCTCACCGAGTTTCGCATTCTCCATGCTCTCGCCAGGCGTCCGGGATGGGTATTTACCAGGTATCAGATTGTCGAGTGGTCGCGTGGCGAGGACTCCGAGGTAACGGACCGGTCAGTGGACGTGCACATCGTCTCGCTGCGGCGAAAGCTCGGTGATGCAGGCAAACACATTGAGACAGTACGCGGAGTCGGTTACAGACTCAAGGAGTAG
- a CDS encoding PDZ domain-containing protein translates to MRFVLVLFAVCFFTGIAYADDIDAINAMLNNIQSAHALHDIELLGAQYSDEGLLLIGDHPEPAEGAFVLTKDNVLMAIQRQIWQAGGLRSRTITERHIAMKNDLAFIRMVVNDKFNNGKTVNSKQFVIAVKRDARWKVCFGMPAIMNARITVTSVEPGSPADKAQLKAGDIIISCNGEDIDPAVFSDTPTNIINKKHKSDVGLLIQRSGSEIELNAPSRLTGAKLEATLTPSGSTGFLSYPQPIKDILRKEMEILKNGDIDSLQEIVCPLGFFSYRRTQNKVTLVSKKNFQEVMGKQVAESRNALDLSSVDIKSIDVIATPNIAVACAIISAKERSGALLQVPTRLEVYVRNGQQWFLVANLVERYHLASVD, encoded by the coding sequence TTGAGGTTTGTTTTGGTGCTGTTTGCAGTCTGCTTCTTCACTGGCATTGCATATGCCGATGATATTGATGCCATAAACGCGATGCTGAACAACATCCAGAGTGCTCATGCGCTTCATGATATTGAGCTGCTTGGGGCACAATATTCCGATGAGGGCTTGCTGCTCATTGGAGATCATCCTGAACCTGCGGAAGGTGCCTTCGTTCTAACTAAAGATAATGTTCTCATGGCCATACAAAGACAGATCTGGCAGGCAGGAGGTCTTCGGTCTCGGACAATAACTGAGCGGCACATAGCAATGAAAAACGACCTTGCATTCATACGCATGGTTGTCAACGACAAGTTCAACAATGGCAAGACAGTCAACAGCAAGCAATTTGTTATTGCCGTAAAAAGAGATGCGCGCTGGAAAGTCTGTTTTGGCATGCCTGCAATAATGAATGCCAGAATAACAGTTACGTCTGTTGAACCAGGTTCGCCTGCGGATAAGGCACAGCTGAAGGCTGGGGACATCATTATTTCTTGCAATGGCGAGGATATTGATCCAGCCGTATTCAGCGATACCCCAACGAATATTATCAACAAAAAACACAAGTCTGATGTAGGCCTGCTGATCCAAAGATCAGGTTCCGAGATTGAGCTGAATGCTCCATCAAGACTTACTGGTGCAAAATTGGAAGCAACTTTGACACCCTCCGGCTCTACTGGTTTTCTGAGTTATCCACAGCCGATAAAAGACATCCTCAGGAAAGAAATGGAAATCCTGAAAAACGGCGATATAGACAGTTTACAGGAAATAGTCTGCCCATTGGGCTTCTTTTCATATAGACGCACGCAGAATAAGGTGACTCTGGTCAGCAAAAAGAACTTCCAAGAAGTAATGGGCAAGCAGGTCGCTGAGAGTAGGAATGCTCTCGATTTATCATCGGTTGACATAAAAAGCATAGATGTTATTGCAACCCCAAATATCGCAGTGGCCTGCGCAATAATAAGCGCCAAAGAACGTAGCGGAGCATTATTGCAGGTGCCGACACGTCTGGAGGTATATGTCAGAAACGGTCAGCAATGGTTTCTTGTCGCAAACCTTGTAGAGCGATATCACCTTGCTTCAGTCGATTGA
- a CDS encoding serine/threonine-protein phosphatase translates to MKQYTVDVIGKNFSKKGEDTCGDSFKVFRASDSTVIVLSDGLGSGVKANVLSTLTVEIVGGLASGNLSTHEMVETLVATLPVCKWRGIAYSTFSILRIYDTGQATLVEYDSPVSLRLRGGVKVSPAIGSEVDVLDKTIRETHFKLRPGDVILQMSDGIIHAGVGTTMRMGWQEEGVQSYLSHVAYLAESDPERLADIVLKQASELWESSPGDDGTVVATRYRKARNAVVITGPAGDPKDMPRMINEFLSTPGIKIIAGGTTSHLVAEKLGKEVEIELKYLDTGLPPTAQIEGIDLVTEGMLTLNRVVDYIKRGVPDDDENAATDLHDLLKSCDGITFMVGTARNAAHQNANFPPEMLLRRSVVETLAALLRDEGKTVEVSYY, encoded by the coding sequence ATGAAGCAGTATACGGTTGATGTAATAGGCAAGAATTTCTCCAAAAAGGGCGAGGACACATGCGGCGACTCGTTCAAAGTCTTTCGCGCGTCTGATTCAACAGTCATCGTGCTTTCGGACGGTTTGGGCAGCGGCGTTAAGGCAAATGTGCTTTCAACTCTTACTGTTGAGATAGTCGGCGGCCTTGCCAGCGGCAACTTAAGTACGCATGAGATGGTCGAAACTCTGGTTGCGACTCTGCCGGTCTGCAAATGGCGCGGCATCGCATATTCAACTTTCTCGATCCTGCGAATTTATGATACTGGCCAGGCAACCCTTGTCGAATATGACTCGCCCGTTTCGTTGAGGCTCAGAGGCGGTGTCAAGGTCAGCCCCGCAATCGGCTCCGAGGTCGATGTCCTCGACAAAACGATCCGTGAGACACACTTCAAGCTGAGGCCGGGTGACGTAATACTGCAGATGTCGGATGGGATTATTCATGCGGGTGTTGGGACGACCATGCGCATGGGCTGGCAGGAAGAGGGTGTCCAGAGTTATCTAAGCCATGTCGCCTATCTCGCCGAGAGTGATCCTGAAAGACTGGCTGATATTGTCCTCAAGCAGGCAAGCGAGTTGTGGGAGTCATCTCCGGGCGATGACGGCACGGTGGTCGCCACCAGATATCGCAAGGCGCGCAATGCTGTGGTAATAACCGGTCCTGCCGGTGACCCGAAAGACATGCCTCGAATGATAAACGAATTCCTTTCCACCCCCGGGATAAAAATAATCGCCGGAGGTACGACATCGCACCTGGTTGCAGAAAAGCTCGGCAAAGAAGTCGAGATCGAGCTGAAATATCTCGACACGGGTCTTCCGCCCACCGCTCAGATCGAAGGCATAGACCTGGTCACCGAAGGCATGCTCACGCTTAACCGTGTGGTCGATTATATAAAGCGCGGCGTGCCGGATGACGATGAGAATGCCGCAACTGACCTGCATGACCTCTTAAAATCATGCGACGGCATAACGTTTATGGTCGGCACTGCTCGCAATGCAGCGCATCAAAATGCCAATTTTCCCCCGGAAATGCTCCTGCGGAGATCAGTCGTTGAGACACTTGCCGCATTGTTGAGAGACGAAGGCAAGACTGTCGAAGTAAGTTATTACTAA